Below is a window of Hydrogenovibrio crunogenus DNA.
CTAGAAAGAAAAGAGGTTCTGCGCCTTGTACGATCAGATCGTTAACGCACATGGCCACCAAATCAATCCCAACCTGATCATGCTTGCCGCTTTCGATGGCTAGACGAAGCTTGGTGCCGACACCATCTGTTCCTGAAACCAATAAAGGGTTTTTATATTTATCCATAGGAAGTTCAAAAAGTGCACCAAACCCTCCTAAGGAAGTTGAGACTTCTGGTCTGGCGGTTGCTTTTGCGATAGGCTTGATGGCTTCAACAAGGGCGTTACCAGCGTCAATATCAACACCAGCATCTTTGTAGCTTATAGATTGGTTATTTGTCGTCATAAGAGGAATTTAAAAACTTACTTAAATTTAAATGAAAATTATTGCCTATTGGTATTTCAAAGGCGCATTCAAAATGAATTCAATGCATTAAAGGATTTCAATCAAAGTAGAATATCTTTAAAGCAATCATTTGGTATTTATTACCCAAACCCATTTTGAATTAACCAGAGTTTTACAGCAAAATCGGATACTATATTGTAACCAAAAATGATGAGGTAGATATGAGAAGTTTTGTCTCAATTGTATTTTTTATGCTGATAACGCATACGGTTTATGGTTATGCCGATCCGAAGACGGATTTATTTGATGTTCGTATTTTGCAAAATGAAGCGGCAGACAGTAAAAAAAGTCTCGATGACAGTTTATTAGATGCCATTAAAATCGAACTGGTTCGTTTAACAGGCAACCCGGAATTCATTCTTCAGCCTGAGGCACAAACCTTTATTCAAACCCCTAAAGCCTGGTTGAAAAGTTATCGATATGAACCTTACGAACAAGATGGTGTTAGAGTCGGCACTTTTTTAGTGTTTGAGTTTGATCAAGAACGTTTTTATGATTATTTCCAAAAACAAGGGTTGGTGATCTGGCCTTATGTGAACCGTCCTGTGACATATGTGATGGGGTCTCAATTGATTGCTGGCACGTTGGTGAAACTTAATCGACAAAATTTAAGCTATTCACCCAAGCTGGATTTTAGAAATAAAGCAAATCAGTTAGGGCTGCCTTTCGAGATACCGGCAAACCAAGGACAGTGGATTTATCCTGATTCAACCGACGGATTCAATCCGCGTATTCCGGATTTGTTGCAAGGGACGGATGCGGTTTATCTGCTTAGCTTTCAAGTGATTTCTGACATGGATGGTTCTGAGCGATTCAAGTGGCAGTTGTTTAATCGCAATGGTCAAAGTCTGATGCAGGCAGAGGCCTCAGGCAGTTCACCAAGTGTCTATTTTGAAACAACGTTACAGCAATTGATGCAGGCTTATTCAGCATCTTATCGAGAACAAGCTGAATTTTTAGGGTCTTTGACTTTAGTGGTTAAAGATATGACTTCGGTTGAACGACTGACAAAGGCAGAAGAGGCATTGATTAATTTAAAACCGATTGTGCACCAAGCCCGTTTATCATCTGTTTCAGAGAAACAAGCCATTTTTGAGATTGTCTATCAAGGCGATTACAATCGCCTTTTGGAACATTTGCAAAAAATAGATGATTTGCAATTGATCCAAGATGATGCTGTGATTGGTCAAGTGATTGCCAAGTGGTTATAAAACAATATAGGGTTGAATATTCGTCAGCCCACCAACTTAGTTAGGAAGAGTGTGTGTTTGTACAACTGCCTTTAAAGATAGGGTTAAGAGAAGAAGTCTGTTTTGATACGTTTATTGCTGAAGAAGAAGGTGTGGTTCTGGCGTTAAACCGCTTTCAACAGACATTGTTGAAAAGTAATAACGGTGAGGCTTTCTATTTTCAAGGAGAATCAGGTTCTGGTAAGACTCATATCTTGCAAGCAGCCTGTCGTTTTATGACGGAAAAGAAATCTTCCAGTGTCTATTTGCCACTAGGGGATGACAGTTTACCTTTAATTCCTGATGTGTTGAATGGACTGGAACAGACGTTATTAGTGTGCTTGGATGATGTCGAGAAGATTATCGGACAACCAGAGTGGGAACATGCACTAACGAGCTTGTTGATGCGTTCTAAAGAGCTTGGTCATAAAGTCGTATTGTCGGGAACAACGCCTGCCGGAAACTGGCCTATTGCAACAACGGAATTAACGCATGCAATGATGTCGGTTCTTCCAATTACACTTAAACCATTAACCAATAAATCTGATATTGTTTTAGCGATGCAAAGACATGCTCTCAAACTCGGTTTTGAACTACCGTTGGAGGTCGGGAATTATTTGATTAAACAGTTTTCGACGGATTTACAGGAACTGTTATCGGTGTTAAGAATTTTAGAACAGGCCACGTTTGTTGAAAAGCGACGCATGACGTTACCATTTGTGAAGCAGATATTAACGAAGCATTCATAGTTTTAAATAAACAACTCACTAACATAGATTGTTTCAATGCACTAAAGCGTTGATGATACAAAAGAAGGATACAGAATGACGCAATCATCTTTACAAGCCAAACTTATTCAATCTTTCCTTGCGATCGTATTGGTTGTCGGAAGTTTTGCAGCGCAAGCCGCAGTCGATTTTGAATTTAAAACCCTTAAAGGGGAAACCGTTAAATTGTCGGATTTTCGAGGCAAGTGGGTTGTTGTGAACTATTGGGCAACCTGGTGTCCGCCTTGCAGAGTGGAAATGCCTGAGCTAGGTTTTTTTCATGATGCGCACAAAAACAATGATGCAATTGTTTTGGGCGTGAATTATGAAGATGTCGATACGAGTGTTGTGCAAAAATTCTTGGATCAGGAAATGATTAAATTTCCGATTGTCAGACAAGTTGGGAAACTGGATGGCAAGAACACTTACTTTGGTCCTTTGAGAGGATTGCCGACAACCTATATGATCTCTCCAAAAGGAGAAGTTGTTGCTGCCAGAACCGGTATGGTGGATCAAAAAATGCTAGAAGATTTTATTAAAAAATTCAATAATACGAAGTAAGTTTAAATGGGATGAAAGGCAAGTTAAGGCTGCTTTTCGCCCTATCCGTTGAATATTTTCGTTATGTTAGAATAGGGCGCTATGAATACAACACAAATTCGCTTCGGCATAAAGTATTGGCGACTCGCCATTCATCTAATTTTTAAAACACAACATTTTGGCGTGAACAACCTCTGGTGGGCCAAACAGCCTTCTGCGATTGGATGGCGTTGGTATCAAATATTATGGGGGATTGTCACGATCATGCCGATCCTGCGTAATTACCAGTCATTAAAAGTCAGGAGTTGTTTAGGTTGGATTCCACAAGCGGACTGTGAAGCTTTGGGCTATCAAAAACAGATTGCTAAAAAGAGTCAAAGGTAATTGCGTTTATGATTCAAATGGATCTTGAACAAAGACAGTCCTCGCGGTTTGTGCGGCCTTTTCAGGTGACGAATCATGAAGATGAAACTTTTTCAGCCGCTTTTGAAGGGGCTGATGTAAACCTGACCGGGTTAGGGTTCTTTATTGATGATCCAGATCTATTTTTACCGCAGCAACGCCTAAGCTTACGAATCAAAAACGAACAGACAGATGAAGTCTATTGTTTGGAAGGGGTCGAAGTGATTCATTTACGACCTGATGATAGCGGCAAGTATCTTTGCGGTTGTCATATTTCTCATGTTACCAGTAATCAATTATTGGCACATCACCGCTTGGTGATGACCGATGCAGAAACAGCCTTAGTTTCCATGGAAACTTCAAAGCTGTCTGAATTTAATTTTATGGAAGATGGTTCTGAATTATCAACCGATGAATCGGACTTTCAAGAAGCGAGTATGGCTCTCAACTTGGCGGTGTCTCAATCAGAGTCGAACCAACAAGAAGTGGCACGCTTTGTACAATCGGTAGAGTCGATCTTTGCCAGTACACAATCATCAGATATGAAGTTACAAGATTTAAAAGAAGAGTTTGAAGATTTTAAGCAGTATCTAGGGAAAATGAATGAAAGCACCATTGCTTTTGCAACCTTGGCAAAGCTTTTGGCACATACACCAGCTGAGCCGCAAGATAAGCTTGCATGGAAAACCCTGATTTCAGACTTCGAAACCCGTTTTTTGAGTGAAGAACAACAAGTCGCTTATGATTTTATGCATCAGGGGTTAGACGCAGAAGAAGCTTTGGAAATCGCACAAGAATACCTTAAGAAGTAATCGCGATGGGGCGTCGATATTCTATTCGATTGGCTTGGATGCTTTCGCTATGGCCGTTTTGGTTCAGTCTTTCAAATGTATCAATTGCCGATACTCCCTCCCAGACAAGTCCTTTTGACCCCAAAGTCACTTTAGAATATGGTTTTTTGAACCAAGGTGGCATTCAGGGATCCAACGGTAAGTTTTCCGACCATTTCTATGACTTCCAGATACAAAATGCGGTTGGTTATTTTGGTTATACTCAATGGAATTTGGATTGGTACAACGCCGAACAGCTTCCGTTTGGTAATGGACAAGATCAACCCATTAACCATTTGCATAAACTGAAACTTGGTGGAAAGCTGGGCAAACGGTTAAACGATAGAATGCGCTGGATTAATGTTATCGGCGCTTCATCCGCTTATGAGGCTGAAATGGAGGATTCTTATAGTGTGAACCTGCGCAGTTTTGTGATGTATCAATATCACTCAGATGTCACACTCTTAGCGGGTGCAATGTATAACTACCATTCGGTTCGAAGTCGATTGTATCCTATTGTCGGAGCATCTTATCGAGCAAATGCCAAGCAGGGGGTGTCGGCCGTTATTGGTTTTCCACGTTTGTTTGTTGCTTATGGACTGACCGAGCAGTGGAAAGTCAGCAGTGGAATCTCATATCGACAGTTTATGGCAAAGTTGGCAAATGACAGTAGCATTGAACCGCAAGGCTATGTGGAACTGCAAAGTTGGAAGGGCGATGTGATGGTGTCTTTCCAACCAGATGCTCACTGGCGAGTCGGCGTATTCGGCCATTACTCAGCTGATTATCGGTTCGCTTTCTATAACCGTGAAGGTATTAGGCAAGATCAGTATAAAGTCCAGCCGAGTTGGGGTGGAGGGCTGAAACTGGATTATCAATTTTGATTGAGGTTATTCCGCTACCAGTTGCTCAATACGGAAATGACCATGTTTACCACCGAGTTGTTTACTTAAAAATGGTAAGCCTTCTTGCATGATTTTCATCAATGTCCAAGGAGGGTTTATAATAATCATACCGCTGGCTGTCATGCCTTTTTCGCTGTCTTTCTTAATCCCTAATTCAAATAACTGAATGTTGCGGATGCCACTGTCTTTAAATGCTTTTTCCATTGCGTTAATACGGTATCTATCAACCATTGGATACCATAAAGCATAGGTACAGTTTGTGAATTTCTTATGCGCTTTGATTAAGCTGCTGACCGCGGTTTGGTAGTCTTGCTTGACTTCATAAGGCGGGTCCATCAAGACATAACCACGCCTTTCTTTAGGCGGTAGCTGGCTGATGCAGCCATGAAATCCATCGTCTTGAAAAACATGAATGCGTCGGTCACCAGCAAAGTTCTGTCGTAAAGTTGCCTGTTCTCTGGGGTGGAGTTCAAACAATCCGAGCCGATCCTGTTCGCGAAGCTGTTGTTGTGCAAACCAGGGAGAGCCTGGGTATCGTGTTAGCTTATTGTCCGGGTTGAAAGTATGGGTAAGCGTAAGGTATTCAGAGACCAGGCCTGGCAGGTTTTCAGCATTTGGATCGAGTTCCCATAATTGACCGATACCATTCTCATATTCTTTATTTTTTTGTGCTTCTGTTTGCTCTAAAGCGAAAGCCCCTGCACCGGAATGAGTGTCTAGATAATAAAGCGGTTTAGGTTTTTGTGTTAAGTAGCTTAAAATTTGGACGCTGACACTGTGCTTGAGTACATCAGCAAAATTCCCAGCATGAAACGAGTGCAGATAGCTGAGCATAAAATTCCTTTGAGAAGGCTAACAATTGGTGCTTAGCGGTTACGTTTGTTTTTCTTT
It encodes the following:
- a CDS encoding TlpA family protein disulfide reductase; this translates as MTQSSLQAKLIQSFLAIVLVVGSFAAQAAVDFEFKTLKGETVKLSDFRGKWVVVNYWATWCPPCRVEMPELGFFHDAHKNNDAIVLGVNYEDVDTSVVQKFLDQEMIKFPIVRQVGKLDGKNTYFGPLRGLPTTYMISPKGEVVAARTGMVDQKMLEDFIKKFNNTK
- a CDS encoding PilZ domain-containing protein, with amino-acid sequence MIQMDLEQRQSSRFVRPFQVTNHEDETFSAAFEGADVNLTGLGFFIDDPDLFLPQQRLSLRIKNEQTDEVYCLEGVEVIHLRPDDSGKYLCGCHISHVTSNQLLAHHRLVMTDAETALVSMETSKLSEFNFMEDGSELSTDESDFQEASMALNLAVSQSESNQQEVARFVQSVESIFASTQSSDMKLQDLKEEFEDFKQYLGKMNESTIAFATLAKLLAHTPAEPQDKLAWKTLISDFETRFLSEEQQVAYDFMHQGLDAEEALEIAQEYLKK
- the hda gene encoding DnaA regulatory inactivator Hda, with protein sequence MFVQLPLKIGLREEVCFDTFIAEEEGVVLALNRFQQTLLKSNNGEAFYFQGESGSGKTHILQAACRFMTEKKSSSVYLPLGDDSLPLIPDVLNGLEQTLLVCLDDVEKIIGQPEWEHALTSLLMRSKELGHKVVLSGTTPAGNWPIATTELTHAMMSVLPITLKPLTNKSDIVLAMQRHALKLGFELPLEVGNYLIKQFSTDLQELLSVLRILEQATFVEKRRMTLPFVKQILTKHS
- a CDS encoding DUF2066 domain-containing protein; its protein translation is MRSFVSIVFFMLITHTVYGYADPKTDLFDVRILQNEAADSKKSLDDSLLDAIKIELVRLTGNPEFILQPEAQTFIQTPKAWLKSYRYEPYEQDGVRVGTFLVFEFDQERFYDYFQKQGLVIWPYVNRPVTYVMGSQLIAGTLVKLNRQNLSYSPKLDFRNKANQLGLPFEIPANQGQWIYPDSTDGFNPRIPDLLQGTDAVYLLSFQVISDMDGSERFKWQLFNRNGQSLMQAEASGSSPSVYFETTLQQLMQAYSASYREQAEFLGSLTLVVKDMTSVERLTKAEEALINLKPIVHQARLSSVSEKQAIFEIVYQGDYNRLLEHLQKIDDLQLIQDDAVIGQVIAKWL
- a CDS encoding 23S rRNA (adenine(2030)-N(6))-methyltransferase RlmJ is translated as MLSYLHSFHAGNFADVLKHSVSVQILSYLTQKPKPLYYLDTHSGAGAFALEQTEAQKNKEYENGIGQLWELDPNAENLPGLVSEYLTLTHTFNPDNKLTRYPGSPWFAQQQLREQDRLGLFELHPREQATLRQNFAGDRRIHVFQDDGFHGCISQLPPKERRGYVLMDPPYEVKQDYQTAVSSLIKAHKKFTNCTYALWYPMVDRYRINAMEKAFKDSGIRNIQLFELGIKKDSEKGMTASGMIIINPPWTLMKIMQEGLPFLSKQLGGKHGHFRIEQLVAE